The following are encoded in a window of Castanea sativa cultivar Marrone di Chiusa Pesio chromosome 9, ASM4071231v1 genomic DNA:
- the LOC142610418 gene encoding serine/threonine-protein phosphatase 7 long form homolog, which produces MAVVAEVDDEFGPGPRVPSVLRFLTEHRSSAVWEGQDPGVLKCRGRNEEFRKRSPMVDDRVLDIVKRIGLKGLYRTPFRELDHNLITAFVERWRPETHTFHLPHGEMTITLQDVEVLLGIPIDGEAIVGTCALRWAVECQEMLGIVTNSVVLKGQRIQIKKLLEKIDQGLPDGAEEVVVHQYARCYILALLGDTIFADKSGDRVYTMWLQMLRDLHNPPRYSWGSACLAWLYRELCRATDKNASQIGGALILVQYWAWSRFPFLCPRMDLPPDGAYGPPLPSSPLSNK; this is translated from the exons ATGGCTGTCGTTGCTGAGGTGGATGATGAGTTCGGTCCTGGTCCCAGGGTTCCTTCGGTGTTAAGGTTTCTAACAGAACATCGATCATCTGCTGTTTGGGAAGGCCAG GATCCGGGGGTATTGAAATGTCGTGGTCGTAATGAGGAGTTTCGAAAACGAAGCCCGATGGTGGATGATCGCGTCCTCGACATTGTCAAGAGAATTGGATTAAAGGGGCTGTATAGGACCCCATTTAGAGAGCTTGATCATAATTTGATAACGGCCTTtgttgagcgatggcggcctgaaacccacaccttccaccttccacatggtgagatgacgATCACATTACAAGACGTGGAGGTTTTGTTGGGGATTCCAATCGATGGTGAGGCAATTGTTGGAACTTGTGCCTTGAGGTGGGCTGTTGAATGTCAGGAAATGCTTGGAATTGTTACTAATTCGGTGGTGCTTAAAGGACAGAGGATCCAAATCAAGAAGCTACTTGAAAAAATTGACCAAGGGTTGCCCGATGGTGCAGAAGAGGTTGTTGTGCATCAGTATGCACGGTGTTATATTCTAGCACTCCTAGGGGACACAATTTTCGCTGACAAGTCTGGCGATAGGGTGTATACGATGTGGTTGCAGATGTTGAGAGACCTTCACAATCCACCTCGGTACAGTTGGGGGAgcgcttgccttgcatggttgtacagAGAGTTATGCAGGGCAACCGACAAAAACGCTAGTCAGATTGGTGGGGCCTTAATACTCGTTCAATATTGGGCATGGTCCAGATTCCCTTTTTTATGCCCAAGGATGGACCTCCCACCAGATGGTGCATATGGCCCACCATTACCATCATCGCCATTGTCTAATAAGTAA
- the LOC142610851 gene encoding mediator of RNA polymerase II transcription subunit 33A-like — MPSHWLDFIQRLQLLQANSPALRNSKTLTPESLQQLTSDARIVLSRECKTSSLQKFHAVMAFGSLSSSVGLCQGASRSALWLPLDLLLEDAMDGYQVNATCGIEIITGLIKTLQAINGTTWHGTFLGLWITALRLVQRVSSSCALHGRESLEPCHGEEATSGWSKFASAYLFDWKAEESS, encoded by the exons AT GCCCTCACATTGGCTAGATTTCATCCAGAGATTACAGTTGCTTCAAGCAAATTCCCCAGCATTAAGAAATTCCAAAACTCTTACTCCTGAGTCTCTTCAGCAGTTGACTTCAGATGCTCGAATAGTATTGTCTCGAGAATGCAAAACAAGTTCACTACAAAAGTTTCATGCAGTCATGGCTTTTggatctctctcttcctctgttGGTCTATGCCAAGGAGCTAGCCGTTCTGCTCTTTGGCTTCCTCTTGATCTCTTATTAGAAGATGCCATGGATGGATATCAAGTAAATGCAACATGTGGCATTGAAATAATTACTG GTTTGATTAAAACCCTTCAAGCAATAAATGGCACCACCTGGCATGGCACCTTTTTAGGTCTTTGGATAACAGCTCTTCGTCTTGTTCAAAGG GTTTCTTCATCTTGTGCTTTACACGGCAGAGAGAGCTTGGAGCCATGCCATGGAGAAGAGGCAACTTCCGGATGGTCCAAATTCGCGTCAGCGTATCTATTTGATTGGAAGGCTGAGGAAAGCAGTTAA
- the LOC142610419 gene encoding uncharacterized protein LOC142610419, whose amino-acid sequence MVVSAAQELEKDLHGPAADSLPAEKRLAIFDKIFTAYHEARSCIRSDLVSAGNAENVKDDLNGLDKAVSAVLGQRTIERNQLLVTLAKSKLTRRRDDKNEKVTKPEELVRLYDLLLQNTADLLDLVSSGRDRKPEELAFFEECAFSELKISCDFLNARKEVNQFNVNNRWRKRGIAIVPTKFGISFTAKFMNQAGALVHVYTDGTVLVTHGGVEMGQGLHTKVAQIAASDAMNKMEEESENLHKQLLDRDVDLGTFVKKYKKLRTTYHRRALIHLSAKTSSIG is encoded by the exons ATGGTTGTGTCTGCTG CTCAAGAATTGGAAAAAGATTTACATGGTCCAGCCGCAGATTCACTGCCAGCAGAGAAAAGACTGGCCatctttgacaaaatttttactGCATATCATGAAGCCAGGAGCTGCATTCGTAGTGACTTG GTCAGTGCAGGGAATGCTGAAAATGTGAAAGATGACTTAAATGGTCTTGACAAAGCCGTTAGTGCTGTTTTAGGACAAAGAACCATTGAGCGCAACCAGTTGTTAGTTACCCTTGCAAAGAGTAAACTTACTAGGCGACGTGATGACAAAAATGAGAAAGTTACCAAGCCTGAAGAGCTTGTTCGCCTATATGATCTTTTATTACAG AATACAGCTGATCTTTTAGATTTAGTCAGTTCTGGAAGAGATAGAAAACCCGAAGAGTTGGCATTTTTTGAAGAGTGTGCATTTTCTGAATTGAAAATATCTTGTGACTTTCTGAATGCTCGTAAAGAAGTAAACCAGTTCAATGTTAATAACCGGTGGAGGAAGCGTGGAATTGCTATTGTTCCGACCAAATTTGGCATATCCTTTACGGCAAAATTCATGAACCAG GCTGGTGCTCTTGTTCATGTTTATACCGATGGAACTGTATTAGTTACACATGGAGGTGTTGAGATGGGGCAAGGTTTACACACAAAAGTTGCTCAGATTGCTGCTTCAGATGCGATGAATAAGATGGAGGAGGAATCGGAAAACCTGCACAAACAGCTCTTAGATAGGGATGTGGACCTTGGGACCTTTGTGAAGAAATACAAGAAGCTTCGTACCACGTACCATAGGCGTGCGCTTATTCACCTTTCAGCCAAAACTTCTTCAATTGGTTGA